Proteins from a single region of Chloroflexota bacterium:
- a CDS encoding cupin domain-containing protein, producing the protein MSAASRPPAIPTVQIDNARVRVTEWRFPPGTTTGFHRHEFDYVVVPMRTATLRILLSDGEMAGNLVAGQSYTRTAGTEHEVVNENAFEVIFVETELK; encoded by the coding sequence ATGAGCGCAGCGTCTCGACCGCCAGCGATCCCGACCGTCCAGATCGACAACGCGCGGGTGCGCGTCACCGAATGGCGCTTCCCGCCCGGCACGACGACCGGCTTTCACCGTCACGAGTTCGACTACGTGGTGGTGCCGATGAGGACCGCGACACTCCGCATCCTGCTGTCAGATGGCGAGATGGCAGGCAACCTCGTGGCCGGCCAGTCGTACACGCGAACGGCCGGTACCGAGCACGAGGTCGTCAACGAGAACGCCTTCGAGGTCATCTTCGTCGAGACGGAGCTGAAGTAG
- a CDS encoding N-acetylmuramoyl-L-alanine amidase — translation MNRLSRSLVALAVAALLGPVPLAPMRPIEALAAPLGQEVCSRPNEPPPPVPGDPNGGSFWGRYRQPLPPAEVYNPPGPKRVGLQAGHWRVEETPAELRGLGPGASGGGRAEWEVNLDLAERTATILRAHGVVVDILPSTIPVEYKAHVFLSIHADGDEAGVRRGYKLGRAAWSATPEADDRLMAAITDTYGPATALPVDPVGASRRMTAYYAFNSRRYCHAIAPGTPSAILEAGYLTSAVDRQILLVDPEAAARGIAAGILRFLEIPREF, via the coding sequence ATGAATCGCCTGTCACGCTCACTTGTCGCGCTCGCCGTGGCCGCGCTGCTCGGGCCCGTGCCGCTCGCGCCGATGCGTCCCATCGAGGCACTGGCCGCGCCGCTCGGGCAGGAGGTCTGCTCGCGGCCGAACGAGCCGCCACCGCCCGTGCCGGGCGATCCAAACGGGGGGAGCTTCTGGGGCCGTTACCGCCAGCCGCTGCCGCCAGCCGAGGTCTACAACCCGCCCGGCCCGAAGCGCGTCGGCTTACAGGCCGGACACTGGCGGGTGGAGGAGACGCCGGCTGAGCTGCGCGGCCTCGGGCCGGGCGCCAGCGGCGGCGGTCGCGCGGAGTGGGAGGTCAACCTCGACCTCGCCGAGCGCACGGCGACGATCCTTCGCGCGCACGGCGTGGTGGTCGACATCCTCCCGTCCACCATCCCGGTGGAGTACAAGGCCCACGTCTTCCTCTCGATCCACGCCGATGGCGACGAGGCCGGCGTCCGGCGGGGCTACAAGCTGGGCCGCGCGGCATGGTCAGCCACGCCAGAGGCGGACGACCGGCTGATGGCCGCCATCACCGACACCTACGGACCGGCCACGGCTCTGCCAGTAGATCCAGTCGGCGCGTCGCGGCGCATGACGGCGTACTACGCCTTCAACAGTCGGCGGTACTGCCACGCCATCGCGCCGGGGACGCCAAGCGCGATCCTGGAGGCCGGCTACCTCACGAGCGCCGTGGACCGGCAGATTCTGCTCGTCGATCCGGAGGCGGCGGCGCGCGGCATCGCGGCCGGCATCCTGCGCTTCCTGGAGATCCCCCGGGAGTTCTAG
- a CDS encoding beta-lactamase family protein: MADATLSPARAAGHPLPSASPESLGLDPERLELLYQAVQAGIDAGQYPGAAVALARHGKLAASKTFGEARLGAPATDDTLWLMFSKTKPITTSVIWQLVERGVLAFDDKVSAYIPEFARHGKGDITLYQVLTHQGGYPNSKVTAAAWADHDVLRQQVADFTLEWTPGSRMHYHGESAHWTAAVVIEAVTGKDYRTVIREQLLDPIGITDLLVGVPERQQGRCVDMHTLEDGRQTPSDDWNSAACRAAGRPGGGGYTTAPALTAFYQMLLAGGTLNGKRVLSPRTIAYTTKNHTGDRVDTSQGVPMHRGIGVYLRGDTSIGWMTGTLAPASTFGHGGAGSSISWADPTSGLSFTYIQNSRRDGEWIRRHLDCISNIVHSALVEP; the protein is encoded by the coding sequence ATGGCGGACGCCACACTTTCGCCTGCCCGGGCGGCGGGCCACCCATTGCCGAGCGCCAGCCCCGAATCGCTCGGCCTCGATCCCGAGCGGCTGGAGCTGCTGTACCAGGCCGTCCAGGCCGGCATCGACGCCGGCCAGTACCCGGGCGCGGCGGTCGCGCTGGCCCGACACGGCAAGCTCGCCGCCTCGAAGACGTTCGGGGAGGCCCGCCTCGGGGCGCCGGCCACCGACGACACCCTCTGGCTGATGTTCTCGAAGACCAAGCCCATCACCACGTCGGTGATCTGGCAGCTGGTCGAGCGCGGCGTGCTGGCCTTCGACGACAAGGTGTCAGCCTACATCCCCGAGTTCGCGCGGCACGGCAAGGGCGACATCACGCTCTATCAGGTGCTCACCCACCAGGGCGGCTACCCGAACTCGAAGGTCACAGCCGCAGCGTGGGCCGACCACGACGTGCTGCGCCAGCAGGTCGCCGATTTCACACTTGAATGGACGCCCGGCTCGCGGATGCACTACCACGGCGAGTCGGCGCACTGGACGGCGGCGGTGGTGATCGAGGCCGTGACCGGCAAGGACTACCGAACGGTCATCCGCGAGCAACTGCTCGATCCGATCGGCATCACTGACCTGCTCGTCGGCGTTCCGGAGCGCCAGCAGGGCCGCTGCGTGGACATGCACACCCTCGAGGACGGCCGGCAGACGCCGAGCGACGACTGGAACTCGGCGGCCTGCCGGGCGGCCGGTCGACCGGGCGGCGGTGGCTACACTACGGCGCCGGCGCTCACGGCCTTCTACCAGATGCTGCTGGCGGGCGGGACGCTCAACGGGAAGCGGGTGCTCTCACCGCGCACCATCGCGTACACGACGAAGAACCACACCGGGGACCGTGTGGACACCAGCCAGGGCGTCCCGATGCATCGCGGGATCGGCGTCTACCTGCGCGGGGACACGTCCATCGGCTGGATGACGGGGACGCTCGCGCCGGCGTCGACGTTCGGGCACGGCGGCGCCGGCTCGTCGATCTCCTGGGCCGATCCGACGAGCGGCCTGTCGTTCACCTACATCCAGAACAGCCGGCGCGATGGCGAGTGGATCCGGCGGCACCTCGACTGCATCAGCAACATCGTGCACAGCGCGCTGGTCGAGCCATAG